The following nucleotide sequence is from Streptomyces leeuwenhoekii.
TCTTGCCCTCGGCGTTGCGCGAGACACCGACGTCGAGGACGGCGGCGCCCGGCTTGACGTCCTCGGGCCGGATCAGGTGGGGCGAGCCGGCCGCGGCGATGACGATGTCGGCGCGCTTGAGGTGCGCGGACAGGTCGCGGGTGCCGGTGTGGCACTGGGTCACGGTCGCGTTCTCGCTGCGCCGGGTCAGCAGCAGCGGCATGGGGCGGCCGATGGTGACGCCGCGGCCGACGACCACGACCTCGGCGCCCTTGATCTCCACGCCGTAGCGGCGCAGGAGGGTGAGGATGCCGTTGGGGGTGCAGGGCAGCGGGGCCGGCTCGTTCAGCACGAGGCGGCCGAGGTTCATCGGGTGCAGGCCGTCGGCGTCCTTGGCCGGGTCCATCAGCTCCAGGATGCGGTTCTCGTCGATGCCCTTGGGCAGCGGGAGCTGGACGATGTAGCCGGTGCAGGCCGGGTCCTCGTTCAGTTCGCGGACGACCGCCTCGATCTCCTCCTGCGTCGCCGTGGCCGGCAGTTCGCGCTGGATGGAGGCGATGCCCACCTGGGCGCAGTCGCGGTGCTTGCCGGCGACGTACTTCTGGCTGCCGGGGTCGTCGCCGACGAGGACGGTGCCGAGG
It contains:
- a CDS encoding bifunctional methylenetetrahydrofolate dehydrogenase/methenyltetrahydrofolate cyclohydrolase, with translation MTAQILDGKATAAAIKSELTARVAALKEKGVTPGLGTVLVGDDPGSQKYVAGKHRDCAQVGIASIQRELPATATQEEIEAVVRELNEDPACTGYIVQLPLPKGIDENRILELMDPAKDADGLHPMNLGRLVLNEPAPLPCTPNGILTLLRRYGVEIKGAEVVVVGRGVTIGRPMPLLLTRRSENATVTQCHTGTRDLSAHLKRADIVIAAAGSPHLIRPEDVKPGAAVLDVGVSRNAEGKIVGDVHPDVAEVAGWISPNPGGVGPMTRALLLVNVVEAAERSVG